A region from the Caldicellulosiruptor naganoensis genome encodes:
- a CDS encoding peptidase U32 family protein, with translation MKTKRPELVAPAGDLEKLKVAVVYGADSVYIGGKEFGLRKYAGNFDFDSMKEGIEFAHRYGKKVYLTANIFARNEDIKKVDEFFDSIKDLGFDGIIVSDLGIFKKAKRLGIPIHISTQANTTNFESARFWHELGAKRIVLARELSLEEIKEIRQNVPQDLELEAFVHGAVCISYSGRCFLSAYMTYRDANRGECAHPCRYKYYIMEEKRPGQYFEVFEDVDGTYIFNSKDLCMVEHIDKLVEAGIDAFKIEGRMKSSFYVGTVVSVYRKAIDRYLQDPEHFEADPQWLEEIAKCSHRSYTTNFYFGKPTHNDYKFDSSKYIREYEFIGIVKEILEDGWAVVEQRNRFFKGDVAEVMLPDGTYFVQKLDNIFDLEGNPLDVVPHAQQLTKIKFDRPVVEFAMLRKKVE, from the coding sequence ATGAAAACAAAAAGACCTGAGCTTGTTGCACCGGCAGGAGACTTAGAAAAACTAAAAGTTGCGGTAGTGTATGGTGCTGATAGCGTCTATATAGGCGGCAAAGAATTTGGACTGAGAAAATACGCTGGAAATTTTGACTTCGATAGTATGAAGGAAGGTATAGAGTTTGCACACAGGTATGGTAAAAAGGTATATCTCACAGCAAATATATTCGCAAGAAATGAGGATATAAAAAAGGTAGATGAGTTTTTTGATAGCATAAAGGATTTAGGTTTTGATGGAATAATAGTTTCAGATTTAGGTATCTTCAAAAAAGCAAAAAGACTTGGAATTCCTATTCACATAAGCACTCAGGCAAACACTACCAATTTTGAAAGTGCACGGTTTTGGCATGAACTTGGTGCAAAGAGGATAGTGTTGGCAAGAGAGCTTTCTTTAGAAGAGATAAAAGAGATTCGCCAAAATGTACCCCAAGATCTTGAGCTTGAAGCTTTTGTCCATGGGGCTGTGTGCATTTCATACTCGGGAAGGTGTTTTCTGAGCGCATATATGACATACAGAGATGCAAACAGGGGTGAGTGTGCACATCCTTGCAGATACAAATACTATATCATGGAAGAAAAAAGGCCCGGTCAGTATTTTGAGGTATTTGAAGATGTTGATGGAACGTATATCTTCAACTCAAAAGACCTTTGCATGGTTGAGCATATTGACAAGTTAGTAGAAGCAGGAATTGATGCCTTCAAGATAGAAGGAAGGATGAAGAGCAGCTTCTATGTTGGAACTGTTGTAAGTGTGTACAGAAAGGCAATTGACAGATACTTACAAGACCCAGAACACTTTGAAGCTGACCCTCAGTGGCTTGAGGAGATAGCAAAGTGCTCGCACAGAAGCTATACAACAAACTTCTACTTTGGAAAACCAACACACAATGATTATAAATTTGACTCAAGCAAATACATTCGTGAATATGAATTTATTGGCATTGTAAAAGAGATTTTAGAAGATGGCTGGGCAGTGGTTGAACAGCGCAATAGGTTTTTTAAAGGGGATGTAGCTGAGGTGATGCTGCCAGATGGGACATATTTTGTACAGAAACTTGATAACATTTTCGACTTGGAAGGCAACCCTTTAGATGTTGTACCACACGCTCAGCAGCTTACTAAAATAAAATTTGACAGACCGGTTGTTGAATTTGCAATGCTTAGAAAAAAAGTAGAATAA
- a CDS encoding dihydropteroate synthase, producing the protein MIIIGEKINSTVKNVADAIKEGNFEYIVELAKKQYLAGAHYIDVNAGAFVDEETEILKKMVESIQKEVSVPLSIDSPRPEVIGEVMKIYKGERAIFNSVIYEEEILSRALPIIKEYNMKVVALLMDDVGIPDEPEKRVEIAKRLVDRLTSNGILEEDIFLDPMLQPVSVDQRYVDVALETIKLIRKEFENVNIICGLSNVSFGLPKRRWLNRAFLPIAIYFGLNSCIADPLDDVLMKLIYAAEALSGQDEFCMEYITKAREGFLD; encoded by the coding sequence ATGATAATAATTGGCGAAAAGATAAACTCAACAGTCAAGAATGTTGCTGATGCAATAAAAGAGGGCAATTTTGAATACATTGTAGAGCTTGCAAAAAAACAGTATTTGGCAGGAGCTCATTATATAGATGTAAATGCAGGCGCTTTTGTGGATGAAGAGACTGAAATTTTAAAAAAAATGGTTGAAAGTATTCAAAAAGAGGTAAGTGTCCCGCTTTCAATTGACAGTCCAAGACCAGAGGTCATTGGAGAGGTTATGAAAATTTATAAAGGAGAAAGAGCCATTTTTAACTCTGTAATATACGAAGAGGAGATCTTGTCAAGAGCACTCCCTATTATCAAAGAGTACAACATGAAAGTGGTTGCTCTTTTGATGGACGATGTTGGTATACCTGATGAGCCTGAAAAAAGAGTTGAGATTGCAAAAAGGCTTGTTGACAGGTTAACAAGTAATGGCATTCTTGAAGAAGACATATTCTTAGATCCAATGCTCCAGCCAGTGTCTGTTGACCAAAGATATGTTGATGTTGCGCTTGAGACAATAAAACTCATTAGAAAAGAATTTGAAAATGTAAATATCATCTGCGGTCTTTCAAATGTGTCATTTGGACTTCCAAAAAGAAGATGGTTAAATAGAGCATTTTTGCCCATTGCCATTTATTTTGGGTTAAATAGCTGTATCGCTGACCCATTAGATGATGTTTTGATGAAACTGATTTACGCTGCAGAGGCTCTTTCAGGTCAAGATGAGTTTTGTATGGAATATATTACAAAGGCAAGGGAAGGATTTTTAGATTAA
- the der gene encoding ribosome biogenesis GTPase Der, giving the protein MKPTVAIVGRPNVGKSTLFNRLIGERRAIVDDTPGITRDRIMGETEWRGITFNVIDTGGIEPYSEDIILKQMRRQAQFAIDMSDVIIFMVDGKTGLTDADREVANMLRASKKPIVLAVNKVDNISEQSVIYEFYSLGLSDPIAMSAEHGTGVGDVLDAVVSHFGKVGINEIEEDSIKVAIIGKPNTGKSSLVNYILGEERVIVSDIPGTTRDAIDSYVEFEGIPLTLIDTAGLRRKSKIYDNIERYSMLRTLSAIERSDICIILIDGTEPVSEQDAKIAGYAYEAGKGCIIAVNKWDAVEKDEKTADEYKKQIEEKLSFLKFAPVLFISAKTGFRVKKLLETVLYVYGNYTRRITTGQINDVLAEATTIYQPPSDKGRQLKIYYMTQVGEKPPKIAIFVNDKDLFHFSYQRYIENYLRKIFDFTGVPIIFLIREKGEQ; this is encoded by the coding sequence TTGAAGCCAACTGTTGCGATTGTGGGAAGACCAAATGTAGGGAAATCTACGCTTTTCAATAGGCTAATTGGTGAGAGGCGTGCAATTGTCGATGACACGCCGGGTATTACACGCGACAGGATTATGGGCGAGACAGAGTGGAGAGGGATTACCTTTAATGTAATAGACACAGGCGGTATTGAACCTTATTCTGAAGATATTATTCTAAAACAGATGAGACGCCAAGCACAGTTTGCTATTGACATGTCTGATGTAATAATCTTTATGGTAGATGGCAAAACTGGGCTTACTGATGCAGACAGAGAAGTTGCAAATATGTTAAGAGCTTCGAAAAAACCTATTGTACTTGCAGTAAATAAAGTTGACAATATATCAGAGCAGTCTGTAATTTATGAGTTTTATAGCTTAGGACTTTCTGACCCAATTGCGATGTCAGCAGAACACGGGACAGGTGTTGGAGATGTTTTAGATGCAGTTGTTAGTCATTTTGGTAAAGTGGGAATAAATGAAATAGAAGAAGATTCAATAAAGGTTGCTATAATAGGAAAGCCAAATACAGGAAAATCATCTCTTGTAAACTATATTCTTGGAGAGGAGAGGGTTATTGTAAGCGATATTCCAGGTACAACGCGAGATGCAATAGACTCATATGTTGAGTTTGAAGGTATTCCTCTAACTTTGATTGACACAGCAGGTCTTAGGCGAAAGAGCAAAATTTATGACAATATTGAGCGCTACAGTATGCTCAGGACTCTTTCTGCAATAGAAAGAAGTGACATTTGTATTATACTTATTGATGGGACAGAGCCGGTGTCTGAACAGGATGCAAAGATAGCTGGGTATGCTTATGAGGCAGGGAAAGGATGCATTATTGCTGTAAACAAGTGGGATGCAGTTGAGAAGGATGAAAAGACGGCAGATGAATACAAAAAGCAAATAGAAGAAAAGCTCAGTTTTCTCAAATTTGCACCTGTTTTGTTTATCTCTGCAAAGACAGGTTTTAGAGTGAAGAAGCTTTTGGAAACTGTTTTGTATGTATACGGCAATTATACACGAAGAATTACAACAGGACAAATAAACGATGTTTTAGCAGAAGCAACAACAATCTACCAGCCACCAAGTGATAAGGGAAGACAGCTTAAAATTTACTACATGACACAAGTAGGAGAAAAGCCGCCAAAAATCGCTATATTTGTAAATGACAAGGATTTATTTCATTTTTCATATCAGAGATACATTGAAAACTATCTCAGAAAGATATTTGACTTCACAGGGGTGCCTATAATATTTCTAATAAGAGAGAAAGGGGAACAGTAA
- a CDS encoding sodium-translocating pyrophosphatase produces the protein MGAYIALIYGVIVFAILVIIGLVRFIFSQEKGNEKMQEIAGAIREGAMAFLNRQYKTIGILALIVAVIIIIANYFGNLSKGSSQAASIAFHIGFAFITGALCSAISGYLGMYIAVNSNVRAAAGARKGLNRALQIALRGGAVTGLAVTALSLLGVATLFLLYGGASGKENLIKEAPSLIVGFGFGASFVALFAQLGGGIYTKAADVGADLVGKVEAGIPEDDPRNPAVVADLVGDNVGDCAGRGADLFESTAAENIGAMILGVALYPVFGWKGILFPLVARAIGIVSSVIGLFFVNTKDESKDPMKALNKGYFVTTILNLIVLIFVVKAMLSGKLPNGQEVNWWLLYGCAVTGIILSYIFVWLTDYYTSYHYRPVQEIAKASTTGPATNIITGMSVGMESTALPVIFISIAIYIAYKLGEHALPGFATGGLYGTAIATMGMLSTCTYILAMDTFGPITDNAGGITEMSGAPEEVRNVTDRLDACGNTTKALTKGYAIGSAALATFLLFSAYLDEVKKILGRPLESWFSVDIGKPEVFIGAFIGAMVVYLFSSTAIRAVGRAAQYVILEVRRQFKEIPGLMEGRAKPDYAKCVDIVTKGALKEMVVPGLIVVIAPILVGILLGKEAAAGFLMIGTIAGVILALFLNNGGGAWDNAKKYIELGNYGGKRSDAHKAAVVGDTVGDPCKDTAGPSLHVLVKLISTITLVFVSLFR, from the coding sequence GTGGGAGCCTACATAGCTTTAATCTATGGAGTAATTGTATTTGCAATTCTTGTAATCATTGGGCTTGTCAGATTTATTTTTTCTCAAGAAAAAGGCAATGAAAAGATGCAGGAGATTGCGGGTGCAATCAGAGAAGGTGCCATGGCATTTTTAAACAGGCAATACAAAACTATTGGTATTCTTGCGTTGATTGTAGCTGTTATAATTATCATTGCGAACTATTTTGGTAACCTTTCAAAAGGTTCATCACAGGCTGCTTCGATTGCTTTTCATATAGGTTTTGCTTTTATAACAGGTGCACTCTGCTCAGCAATATCTGGGTATTTGGGAATGTATATTGCAGTGAATTCTAACGTAAGAGCTGCAGCAGGTGCAAGGAAAGGTTTAAATAGAGCCTTGCAGATAGCTCTTCGTGGCGGTGCTGTAACAGGTCTGGCTGTGACAGCCCTCTCGCTTTTGGGTGTTGCAACACTGTTTTTACTGTACGGAGGAGCTTCTGGTAAGGAGAATCTTATAAAAGAGGCACCTTCACTGATTGTCGGATTTGGATTTGGTGCATCGTTTGTGGCTCTGTTTGCTCAGCTGGGCGGTGGAATCTACACAAAAGCAGCTGACGTTGGCGCTGATCTTGTGGGTAAAGTAGAAGCAGGAATTCCTGAAGACGATCCAAGAAACCCAGCTGTTGTTGCTGACCTTGTTGGTGACAATGTTGGAGACTGTGCAGGCCGTGGTGCTGACCTTTTTGAGTCAACAGCAGCTGAGAATATAGGTGCTATGATACTTGGTGTTGCGTTATATCCTGTGTTTGGCTGGAAAGGAATACTCTTCCCACTTGTTGCGCGTGCTATTGGTATTGTATCATCTGTAATCGGGCTTTTCTTTGTAAACACGAAAGATGAAAGCAAAGATCCAATGAAAGCTTTGAATAAGGGATATTTTGTGACAACAATTTTGAACTTGATTGTTTTGATTTTTGTAGTAAAGGCAATGTTAAGTGGAAAGCTACCAAATGGGCAGGAAGTTAACTGGTGGCTGTTGTATGGCTGTGCAGTGACAGGAATTATTCTTAGCTATATATTTGTATGGCTTACAGATTACTATACATCATACCATTACAGACCTGTTCAGGAGATAGCAAAAGCATCTACAACAGGTCCTGCAACAAATATCATAACAGGTATGTCTGTTGGTATGGAATCAACAGCCCTGCCGGTTATATTTATCTCAATTGCGATTTATATTGCATACAAGCTTGGTGAACATGCACTTCCCGGGTTTGCAACAGGCGGTCTTTACGGCACAGCTATTGCTACAATGGGTATGCTTTCAACTTGTACATATATTTTAGCAATGGATACATTTGGTCCTATTACAGACAATGCCGGTGGTATCACTGAGATGTCAGGCGCACCTGAAGAGGTAAGAAATGTTACAGACAGGCTTGATGCTTGTGGAAATACAACAAAGGCTCTTACAAAAGGTTATGCAATTGGCTCTGCTGCTCTTGCAACTTTCTTACTTTTCTCAGCTTACCTTGATGAGGTCAAAAAGATACTGGGAAGACCACTTGAGTCTTGGTTCTCTGTTGACATTGGCAAACCTGAGGTATTTATCGGTGCATTTATAGGTGCGATGGTGGTATACCTCTTTAGCTCAACTGCAATAAGAGCAGTTGGAAGAGCTGCTCAGTATGTTATCTTGGAAGTAAGAAGACAGTTTAAAGAGATACCTGGACTTATGGAAGGAAGAGCAAAGCCAGATTATGCAAAATGTGTTGACATTGTTACAAAAGGTGCTTTAAAAGAGATGGTTGTTCCTGGTCTGATAGTTGTAATTGCACCAATACTTGTTGGAATACTACTTGGCAAAGAGGCAGCAGCAGGATTTTTGATGATTGGCACAATTGCAGGTGTTATCTTGGCACTATTCCTCAACAACGGTGGTGGTGCATGGGACAATGCTAAAAAATACATTGAGCTTGGTAATTATGGTGGAAAAAGGTCTGATGCGCACAAGGCAGCAGTTGTTGGTGACACAGTTGGAGATCCTTGCAAAGACACAGCAGGTCCGTCCTTGCATGTTCTTGTAAAGCTTATATCAACTATTACATTAGTATTTGTATCCTTGTTCAGATAA
- the hslO gene encoding Hsp33 family molecular chaperone HslO yields the protein MARILRSLSKDKNVAIFIMDSTDIVEEARKIHDLPPIPTAALGRLLTAASMMGVMLKGENHTLSIQISCSGVLKGLVAVSDSKGNVKGYVKNKDVFTEINEAGKLNVKGAIGEGTLTVIKDLGLKEPYIGQIELVSGEIAEDITHYFALSEQIPSAVALGVLIDTDESVRSAGGFIIQVLPETPQWLIEKLEERLKNFSNISSVSAEKDVLQIAADLFGDIEYEVLEEYFPRYKCDCSKEKVESMIPLLTDEEISDDRIEIVCSFCEKKYHFTKEEAFKIKYGSKE from the coding sequence ATGGCACGGATATTAAGATCACTATCAAAGGATAAAAATGTCGCAATTTTCATTATGGACTCAACAGACATAGTCGAGGAAGCAAGAAAAATACATGATCTCCCTCCTATTCCAACAGCAGCCTTAGGTAGGCTTTTGACTGCCGCCTCAATGATGGGAGTTATGTTAAAAGGTGAGAACCACACTCTTTCAATTCAGATTTCTTGCAGTGGAGTTTTAAAGGGTTTGGTTGCAGTTTCTGATTCAAAAGGAAATGTCAAAGGCTATGTAAAAAACAAAGATGTGTTCACAGAGATAAACGAAGCAGGAAAGCTGAATGTCAAGGGAGCTATAGGAGAGGGAACACTTACAGTAATAAAGGATTTGGGTTTAAAAGAGCCTTACATTGGACAGATAGAACTTGTATCAGGCGAAATTGCAGAGGATATAACGCACTATTTTGCTTTATCTGAGCAGATTCCATCTGCTGTTGCGCTTGGTGTTTTAATAGACACTGATGAAAGTGTAAGATCAGCGGGTGGGTTTATAATTCAAGTACTGCCTGAAACACCTCAATGGTTGATTGAAAAACTTGAAGAAAGGCTTAAAAACTTTTCAAATATTTCTTCTGTGTCAGCAGAAAAAGATGTTTTGCAGATTGCTGCAGATCTTTTCGGTGACATTGAATATGAGGTTTTGGAGGAGTATTTTCCAAGATACAAGTGTGACTGTTCAAAAGAAAAGGTAGAGAGTATGATTCCACTTCTTACTGATGAGGAGATTTCGGATGATAGAATAGAAATTGTCTGCAGCTTTTGTGAAAAAAAATATCATTTTACAAAAGAAGAAGCTTTCAAGATTAAATATGGCTCAAAAGAGTGA
- a CDS encoding DUF512 domain-containing protein, translating to MLKISNIQQKSLAEKCGFKPGDIVLKINNWEINDIIDYLYYSKEEKLIIEYLRDGKLYKIGLINKKLKPLGMEFEYKQIKRCVNKCIFCFIDQLPKGMRKTLYIKDDDTALSILSGNYITLTNLTEKDFERIVKFHLSPLKISVHTTNPTLRKFILKNPKAALILDQLEYLAKNHIEFDVQIVLMKGINDGFELDRTISDLSKFYPNIRSIAVVPVGLTKYREGLFPLEPFSKDDAKKVLNQISGWQKKFEKEYGTKLVFAADEFYIKAQEDIPDYEFYEDFRQIENGVGLLALFRRQFLGALKRLKPDYHLKKHVTLITGISAYDFLKGLIKVFNRKFPNVKVDIVKIVNNFFGHTITVAGLLTGKDIIDQLQNVNIGEYILIPSCALNHENKFLDDIHIDELKKRFKCPVYPVENHGRKLLYYLLKGGEKD from the coding sequence ATGTTAAAAATTTCTAATATACAGCAAAAAAGCTTGGCGGAAAAGTGTGGATTTAAACCAGGGGATATAGTTTTAAAAATAAATAATTGGGAGATAAATGATATAATTGACTACTTGTACTATTCTAAGGAAGAGAAACTTATAATTGAATATTTGAGAGATGGTAAACTTTATAAAATTGGGCTTATAAACAAGAAATTAAAACCACTTGGGATGGAATTTGAATACAAGCAAATTAAAAGGTGTGTGAACAAATGTATATTTTGCTTTATTGACCAGCTCCCAAAAGGTATGAGAAAGACTCTTTATATAAAAGATGATGATACTGCACTTTCAATTTTAAGTGGTAATTACATTACACTTACAAACTTGACAGAAAAGGACTTTGAAAGAATAGTTAAATTCCATTTAAGTCCTCTTAAAATCTCTGTTCATACAACAAACCCAACCTTAAGGAAATTTATACTAAAAAATCCTAAGGCTGCATTGATTTTGGACCAGCTCGAGTATTTAGCAAAGAATCATATAGAGTTTGATGTTCAAATTGTTCTTATGAAAGGAATAAATGACGGCTTTGAGCTTGACAGAACAATTTCTGATTTGTCAAAATTTTATCCTAATATTCGCTCTATAGCAGTTGTACCAGTTGGGCTTACAAAATACCGTGAGGGATTATTTCCTTTGGAGCCTTTTTCTAAAGACGATGCAAAGAAGGTCTTAAATCAAATATCAGGATGGCAAAAAAAATTTGAAAAAGAGTATGGTACAAAGCTTGTATTTGCGGCTGATGAGTTTTATATCAAGGCTCAAGAGGACATACCAGATTATGAGTTTTACGAGGATTTTAGGCAAATAGAAAATGGGGTGGGTTTGCTTGCCCTGTTTAGAAGACAATTTTTAGGAGCTTTAAAGAGACTAAAGCCAGATTATCATCTTAAAAAGCATGTAACACTTATAACAGGTATTTCAGCATATGATTTTCTGAAAGGTTTAATAAAAGTATTTAACAGAAAATTTCCAAATGTGAAAGTTGATATTGTAAAAATTGTGAACAATTTCTTTGGGCATACTATTACAGTTGCAGGACTTCTCACTGGCAAAGACATAATTGATCAGCTACAAAATGTTAATATTGGTGAATATATATTGATTCCTTCCTGTGCTCTTAACCACGAAAATAAGTTTTTAGATGATATTCATATAGATGAGTTAAAAAAGAGATTTAAATGTCCAGTTTATCCTGTAGAAAATCATGGCAGAAAACTACTCTATTATTTACTGAAAGGTGGTGAAAAGGATTGA
- the plsY gene encoding glycerol-3-phosphate 1-O-acyltransferase PlsY, translating into MKALQILIVLAVGYLLGSVLPALIIGKMLNGVDIRKYGSGNPGTTNVLRTMGIGPAILVFAIDVLKGVVATLFAKIFMPDDVVLGVTLAGFAVICGHNWPLYFGFRGGKAVATSIGVALVATPVITLVVIPLALIVLVLTRYMSLTSIVGSILYFFAILIFAREYWFLALVIMIVIIIRHRENIKRLLNGTERKVGERVKLR; encoded by the coding sequence ATGAAGGCACTTCAGATTTTAATTGTGCTTGCAGTAGGGTACTTGCTCGGAAGTGTGCTCCCGGCTCTTATAATTGGCAAAATGTTAAATGGAGTTGACATTAGAAAATACGGGAGCGGAAATCCAGGCACTACCAATGTTCTTCGTACAATGGGGATAGGTCCTGCAATTTTGGTATTTGCCATTGACGTTTTAAAAGGTGTTGTGGCAACGTTGTTTGCAAAGATTTTCATGCCAGATGACGTTGTTTTGGGTGTTACACTTGCCGGATTTGCAGTTATCTGTGGTCACAACTGGCCCTTATACTTTGGATTTAGAGGAGGAAAAGCAGTTGCAACATCTATTGGTGTTGCGCTTGTCGCAACACCTGTTATTACCCTTGTTGTGATACCCCTTGCGTTGATTGTACTTGTTTTAACAAGATATATGTCTTTAACAAGTATAGTAGGTAGCATCTTGTATTTCTTTGCTATTTTGATATTTGCAAGAGAGTATTGGTTTTTAGCTCTTGTTATAATGATTGTCATTATAATCCGTCACAGAGAAAACATTAAGAGACTTTTAAATGGAACCGAGAGAAAGGTTGGAGAGAGGGTAAAACTGCGATAA
- a CDS encoding class I SAM-dependent methyltransferase — protein sequence MNFYDNIANYYKMFSNVFFDKILILRFLKKIFCEFDISKRARILDVGCGTGSLLRSLAKMGFEKLYGIDKSTQMIKVACHVLSSANVRLYNEDFLNFEPKNRFDVILSTMDVLNHVDKQRVLKYLKKVRRLLKRNGIFIFDLNTQEYLGKLGKRKKAVKRIEDTLFGWKFKKRGKKIIIDFSVFDTNKTIHDEIIQYIYPEKEIEKMLVKSGFLIVKKIYDYKSPIKTSFCSKVCYVCKKN from the coding sequence ATGAACTTTTATGACAATATTGCAAACTACTACAAGATGTTTTCTAATGTGTTTTTTGACAAGATATTGATTTTGAGGTTTTTGAAAAAAATATTTTGTGAGTTTGATATTTCAAAAAGGGCAAGAATATTGGATGTTGGATGTGGAACAGGTTCTCTTTTGCGTTCTTTAGCAAAGATGGGATTTGAGAAACTTTATGGTATTGACAAGTCAACTCAAATGATAAAAGTGGCTTGTCATGTACTCTCATCTGCTAATGTAAGACTCTACAATGAAGATTTTTTAAACTTTGAGCCGAAAAATAGGTTTGATGTTATACTTTCTACTATGGACGTTTTAAATCATGTAGATAAACAACGTGTGCTGAAATATTTAAAAAAGGTAAGAAGGTTATTGAAAAGAAACGGTATATTTATATTTGATTTAAACACTCAAGAGTATTTGGGAAAATTGGGCAAAAGAAAAAAGGCAGTAAAGAGAATAGAAGATACATTGTTTGGTTGGAAATTTAAGAAGAGAGGAAAAAAAATTATTATTGACTTTTCTGTTTTTGATACCAACAAGACAATTCACGATGAAATTATCCAGTACATCTATCCAGAAAAAGAAATTGAAAAAATGCTTGTAAAGAGTGGCTTTTTAATTGTTAAAAAGATTTATGACTACAAAAGTCCTATTAAAACTTCTTTTTGTTCAAAGGTGTGTTATGTGTGTAAGAAAAATTGA
- a CDS encoding O-methyltransferase, whose product MDISQDILNQFIRSKLTNIDKKLLKIEEYAKKNNIPIVSREVSRLLTILTMLRKPKRVLEIGTAIGYSTLSMHIGFPEAKIISIEKDFDMVMQAKKNVKEFNAEDKITIIGGEAEEVLQAIDGEFDMIFFDAAKAQYIDYFNLTKDKMSKECLLVCDNVLFKGMVVGRRYLVRRMITIAKRMNKFIKMIEDDPEFVMTLLPISDGVLIAIKK is encoded by the coding sequence ATGGATATATCCCAGGATATTTTAAATCAGTTTATAAGGTCAAAACTTACAAATATTGACAAGAAACTTCTAAAAATTGAAGAATATGCCAAAAAGAATAATATCCCAATTGTTTCAAGAGAGGTTTCAAGGCTTCTTACAATCCTAACAATGTTGAGAAAACCAAAAAGAGTACTAGAGATTGGGACAGCTATTGGTTATTCAACACTTTCAATGCATATTGGCTTTCCTGAAGCTAAGATAATTTCCATTGAGAAGGACTTTGACATGGTTATGCAAGCAAAAAAGAATGTAAAAGAATTTAATGCAGAAGATAAAATAACTATCATTGGTGGCGAGGCAGAAGAGGTTTTGCAGGCGATAGATGGGGAGTTTGACATGATATTTTTTGATGCTGCCAAAGCCCAGTACATTGACTATTTTAATCTTACGAAAGATAAGATGTCAAAAGAGTGTTTACTTGTTTGTGACAATGTACTTTTCAAAGGTATGGTTGTTGGAAGAAGGTATTTAGTTCGAAGAATGATTACAATTGCTAAAAGAATGAACAAGTTTATAAAGATGATTGAAGATGACCCAGAGTTTGTAATGACACTTTTGCCAATTAGCGATGGAGTTTTAATTGCTATCAAAAAGTAG
- a CDS encoding DUF402 domain-containing protein, giving the protein MKLIRKRFYPEEEIDISSDEIVYMNDEVLITKWLPIKKREDIKWGASCVYLKKGVKISKVFDYNDRLLYTYCDIIDTHIESDKIVTEDLLVDVIVFPDKSYRIVDIDELVSLRRENKISEEIVLMALERLNLLLNDLYNGFKLDKVEEYLKKGVNLNNDDNNWRKDKLNSQECC; this is encoded by the coding sequence TTGAAGTTAATCAGAAAAAGGTTTTACCCCGAAGAAGAAATAGATATCTCATCTGATGAAATAGTTTACATGAACGATGAAGTCCTTATAACAAAGTGGCTTCCTATTAAAAAAAGAGAAGATATCAAATGGGGTGCTTCTTGTGTGTATCTTAAGAAAGGGGTTAAAATTAGCAAGGTTTTTGATTATAATGATAGATTGCTATATACTTATTGTGATATTATAGATACGCATATTGAGAGTGATAAGATTGTCACAGAGGATTTGCTGGTTGATGTTATAGTTTTTCCAGATAAAAGCTATAGGATTGTTGACATTGATGAACTTGTTTCTCTGAGAAGAGAAAACAAGATTTCAGAAGAAATTGTTCTTATGGCATTGGAGAGATTAAACCTTCTACTTAACGATCTTTACAATGGCTTTAAGCTGGACAAGGTTGAAGAGTATCTTAAAAAAGGAGTGAATTTAAATAACGATGATAATAATTGGCGAAAAGATAAACTCAACAGTCAAGAATGTTGCTGA